The following are from one region of the Acidobacteriota bacterium genome:
- a CDS encoding class I SAM-dependent methyltransferase: MRATDPEVSDLITQFDTASLARLPVRKSEVVSRFLQSKNRQAARVVAGLPAQHGFLDPHAVDHLLIKTHCEMQRMAEEFHHGSRVRELLLPLLRTLRQHGVRPPVRLVDIGCGTGFAIRWLAALGNLGDDVELVGVDFNDALIAEAQRLAALENLKCRFMRASAFSKDVGGHVFFTTGVVHHFRGEALTDFFRNHERSGVAAFVHFDFKPSPLARPGSWFFHYVRMRTALARHDGVLSALRAHSATTLLEAAKIGAPSFRLAMYGEHIWNTPLPRVFHSIVGVQSAMFDTLRNQLGRRAARLREPA; this comes from the coding sequence ATGCGTGCCACTGATCCCGAAGTTTCCGACCTGATCACGCAATTCGATACTGCCTCACTGGCGCGGCTGCCGGTGCGAAAGTCCGAGGTAGTCTCCCGCTTCCTGCAATCGAAAAACAGGCAAGCGGCGCGGGTAGTGGCGGGCCTTCCGGCGCAACACGGTTTCCTCGATCCTCACGCCGTCGATCACCTTCTGATCAAGACGCATTGCGAAATGCAGCGCATGGCCGAGGAGTTTCATCATGGCAGCCGTGTGCGCGAACTCCTGCTTCCCTTGTTGCGCACGCTGCGTCAACATGGTGTCCGGCCGCCTGTGCGGCTGGTCGATATTGGTTGCGGCACCGGGTTCGCCATTCGCTGGCTGGCGGCTCTGGGGAATCTCGGCGATGACGTTGAGTTGGTTGGCGTCGACTTCAATGACGCTCTAATAGCAGAGGCACAGCGGCTGGCCGCACTGGAAAACCTGAAATGCCGGTTCATGAGGGCGAGCGCCTTCAGCAAAGATGTTGGCGGACACGTGTTCTTCACGACAGGAGTCGTGCACCATTTTCGCGGCGAGGCGCTGACGGATTTCTTTCGCAATCATGAACGATCGGGCGTTGCCGCATTTGTGCATTTCGACTTCAAGCCTTCGCCTTTGGCGCGTCCGGGCTCGTGGTTCTTTCACTACGTGAGGATGAGAACCGCGCTGGCCAGACACGATGGCGTACTCTCCGCCTTGCGGGCACACTCGGCAACCACGCTCCTCGAAGCGGCGAAAATTGGCGCTCCATCGTTTCGACTTGCCATGTACGGTGAGCACATCTGGAACACGCCCTTGCCGCGAGTCTTTCACTCCATTGTGGGAGTG
- the tsaA gene encoding tRNA (N6-threonylcarbamoyladenosine(37)-N6)-methyltransferase TrmO codes for MPDKINYSLTPIGFVQSPLKSRHNAPRQGSEGAPDAWIEIVSKVARGAREIELGDEVILITWFHKAKRSVLKVHPRGDKNTPLTGVFSTRSPDRPNPLGLHRVKVLEIDGSRLRVGPLEAIDGTPVVDIKPVLRGD; via the coding sequence ATGCCAGACAAAATCAACTATTCGCTCACGCCGATCGGCTTCGTTCAGTCCCCGCTCAAGAGTCGTCACAACGCACCCAGGCAGGGAAGTGAAGGAGCACCCGACGCATGGATCGAGATCGTATCGAAGGTGGCGCGAGGCGCCCGAGAAATTGAGTTAGGCGACGAAGTGATTCTCATCACTTGGTTTCACAAGGCGAAGAGAAGTGTTTTGAAAGTGCATCCGAGGGGAGACAAAAACACGCCTCTCACGGGAGTCTTCTCCACACGGTCACCTGATCGTCCCAACCCGTTGGGCTTGCATCGCGTAAAAGTTCTGGAGATCGACGGCAGCCGGTTGCGAGTCGGCCCACTCGAAGCGATCGATGGGACGCCGGTGGTCGATATCAAGCCGGTGCTTCGCGGTGACTGA